The window TGATACCGGAAAAAGTGGATGTTGCAGGAATCGAGTATGAAGTCAATGAAGTCGAAAATATGGAAAGAGATTTCGATCACTTGGGGCAGATAAGGCGTCCCTATTGAAGCTTTTTGTTTTGATAGAGGATATTGAGCCTTTCATGACGAATATTGTCGATGAAGGGAGAGTTATTATTTGAAAGTTAAAGGGAATATCGATAAATCGATACCGTACATAATAGTGATATCAATTATATTAATGAATCTTCTGCTTTGCGCAGGAATCATAAGTATGTTTTTTGTTGATAAAGATACAATAATAGCTGGGGTGATCGCTTTTTTCGGTGCCATTATTGGAGGTGCGATTACGTTGGTTGGTGTAGTATTGTCGATTAATCATAATGAAAAGTTAAGGATTAAGGATGACTTGCCAGATAAAATTAATCACATTGAGAATGCGCTTAATACATTAGGTAAGATAATCGAAAATGATTTGGTCTTTGAATCAGGTACCAAGAAATTTATTACTTTAACCAATTTATTTAATATAGAATGCTCTAGTGATTTCGATAGATTCACCGGAACGGTTCCGAAAGAATTAAAAAAAGATTTTATTTATATTGATTCGGAAGCTTATCGAATGTACCTGAAATTTAAAAGTAATGTTCAGTTACTAGGGATGAACCTGCTTAACAATGCTGAATTGAAATTGCATGATTTTAGAGACGAAACAATAGGTAATGACAATACCGATTTTATGGACAAGACTAATATCGTCATAATGCAGGAAGACGTGAAATTTATTGAAAAACGTATGGAACTTAATAGATTCTATCTTAAGCAAAATAGAGAATTCGCTTTTGCACTTCACATGATTTACTTCGATATACATACACAATTAACATTAAAACATGATCAACTTATTGAAGAACTTGATTACTAATTTAAGCATCTCTTCGGAGGTGCTTTTTCTACGCACAAAAAAGGATTTACGCCATCTTTGGCGAAATGTGTCAGTGAGGAGGGGTTTTTATTATGGAATTAGTTGAACTAAGTATTTCTGGGGGAAGAGGAAGAGTAAAAACAAGAGATAACCAAAAGTTTGAGTATGCATTAATGAAAGATCCCGGAAGCATTGGGATGCCTGCAGAAGGATATATAGTGGATGTTGAATCCTCATTTGGTTGGAATAAACAACTTAACTTTAGAGGTGAGGGGGATACATTTTTGCTGGAAAATAAATACAAACTAATTCTGGTGAAGTGAACCTTAGTTTTGTGAAACCAAACATCGGCATCTCAAGCGGGGTGCCTTTTTTTATGCAAAACAAAGGAGGCGGACGATGATGTGATGTGCCTAATTGGGAAGAGATTCAGAAGGAATGGGAAACGACAAGAGTAACCTTTGGCGCATTAGCGGAATACCATAATGTGAAAATTGGGACATTGAAGAGTAGAAAAAGCCGTGAAGCTTGGTAAGAGGTCCATCTAATAAAGATGCAACTAAAGAGAAAAAGGATGTAACCGAATAAAGCGATAAAAGAGCCTTTTGTTGGTCGGATGAACTGACTAAAAAACATCGGATTTTTGTTATTCATTACATTAAATTAAATGCTAATAAGGCTTATCAGAAGGCCTATGGATGTGCGAATTCGACTGGGATGGTTGAAGGATACAGGCATCTAAGAAATCCTAAGATATCCAGAGAAATCGACCGTATGAAAGATGAGCAAGCAACTGTTTAGGTGGAGTTTTAGCTCGTTGAACAAGCGCTCGGTAGTTGCTATGCAACGCTTACGAGTTACAAGTTACAAGTAGATCACTTCATAGATACTTCACGCGTTTCTAAGCTGCAAGTAGAAGTATTGCAAAAATGTACTTTACCAGGAGGAAGTCGAACGGTTAAACGAATGGATTATAGGCAAGATTTTGATTGTGTGATCAAGAATATAGAAAGTCGATTTTATAGTTGATAAAAATGAAATAGCCCGAAGTAGAAAACATTACTTGATAAAAATGGGCTATTTCAATTCAGGATGATAAATACTTTTGATGCCATGATGCCATTTTTGGTGCCATGAGTTATATAAAGCCATATAAAACAGTATAAATTTTATCAAGTCAGGTCATTCTAAATCCCGTTCCATAAAGGTTTTAACACAAATATATAACATGATGAACGGATATCTGGTATAATTCATATAGCTAAAATAGGAGTGAACTGACTATGAATCATGAACAGAGAGCAGCACGTCAAAAGAATATCCGAAACTTTTCCATCATTGCTCATATCGACCACGGGAAATCAACATTGGCGGATCGTATTCTGGAACAGACCCAAACGTTAACTTCAAGAGAAATGAAGACTCAAACGTTGGATTCGATGGATCTTGAAAGAGAACGTGGAATTACAATTAAATTAAATGCAGTACAGTTGACGTATTCAGCTAAAGACGGGCAGGAATATACATTCCACCTGATCGATACGCCGGGCCACGTCGACTTTACATACGAAGTGTCACGAAGTCTTGCAGCTTGTGAAGGTGCAATCCTTGTTGTCGATGCGGCACAAGGAATCGAAGCACAAACGTTGGCAAACGTTTATCTGGCACTTGATAATGAACTTGAAATATTACCGGTCATCAATAAAATTGATTTGCCCGCAGCAGATCCGGAACGTGTGAGAAAAGAAATAGAGGATGTTATCGGATTGGATGCATCCGAAGCAGTCCTTGCATCTGCAAAAGCAGGTATCGGAATCGAAGATATTCTGGAACAAATCGTAGAGAAAGTCCCTGCGCCACAAGGTGATCCGGAAGCTCCGCTCCAAGCGTTGATTTTTGACTCGCATTATGACCCGTATAAAGGTGTAATCGTCAATATCCGAATCATGCAAGGTACAGTTAGGCCGGGCGATAAGATTCATATGATGGCGACCGGCAAAGATTTCGAAGTCCTCGAAATCGGTGTCTTTACACCGAAAATATCACCTAGAGAAGAATTGACTGTCGGAGATGTCGGCTATTTATCCGCTTCGATTAAGAATGTTGGAGATACACGTGTTGGGGATACGATTACAAGTGTGAAAAATCCAGCGAGTGAACCGCTAGCTGGTTATCGTCGGATGAATCCAATGGTATTCTGCGGACTGTATCCGATCGATACGTCGAAATACAATGACCTGCGTGATGCACTTGAGAAATTAGAGTTGAATGACTCAGCACTTGAATATGAAGCAGAAACATCACAGGCACTCGGTTTCGGCTACCGTTGCGGTTTCCTAGGACTATTGCATATGGAGATTATCCAGGAACGGATTGAGCGCGAATTCAATATCGACTTAATAACGACTGCACCTAGTGTTATTTACAATGTCATTCTGACAGACGGTTCTGAGTTAAAGGTGGACAACCCTGCAATGATGCCGGATGCACAAAAAGTCGATTATGTTGAAGAACCTTATGTAAAAGCATCTATTATGGTACCGAATGACTATGTCGGATCTGTAATGGAATTGTGTCAACAAAAACGTGGAAACTTCATGACAATGGATTATCTGGATTCAACACGTGTCAATATCATTTATGAATTGCCGCTTGCAGAAATCGTCTATGACTTCTTTGACCAACTGAAGTCGGGCACGAAAGGGTATGCATCACTTGACTATGAACTAATTGGCTATAAACAATCGAAACTCGTCAAAATGGACATCCTCTTAAATGGCGAACAAGTCGATGCGTTCAGTTTCATCGTTCACAAAGACTTCTCGTATGACCGTGGAAAAGCGATTGTTGAAAAATTACGAAAACTAATACCGAGACAACAGTTCGAAGTGCCTGTACAGGCAGCTATCGGACAAAAGATTGTTGCTCGTTCGACAATCAAATCGATGGGTAAAAACGTCCTAGCAAAATGTTATGGCGGAGATATCTCACGTAAACGTAAACTTCTTGATAAACAAAAAGAAGGTAAAAAACGTATGAAACAAGTAGGATCAGTTGAAGTACCACAAGAAGCATTTATGGCTGTCTTGAAGATGGACGAGGATTAAATGGCGTAGGTATCACGTTTAAGGTTACGGCGATATTGGAAATATAGTGATTTGCTCCCCTGTTGCACCCATAGGAAAAAGTCGGGGGCGAGTTAATCTAAATCGCGCATGGCTTGTTCAAATATATCCACCGATTCATTTTGCTTCTTTTGTGTTAAGTGGGAGTACGAATCGATTGTGATGGCGGATCTACTGTGACCAAGATGTGCCTGGATGTCTTTCACCTTTGCGCCGCTCTCCATGAGCATTGTTGTATGGGTGTGGCGTAGCGAATGGAAGTTGAATTCAACTCCAAGTTTTTCTTGCATTTTTCGTGTATTATATTTTATAACAGACGGCGTGATGATGCTCCCACATTCTTTCGTGCATACATGATCTGATTCAGTATAGTGAGTGCCGTATTTGAGTTTGTTTTTCATAACCCAAATGCGGTGCTTTTTTAATATATTGATGATAGATACACCTAATTGTATCTGTCGTTTGGACGCTGCTGTTTTTGTCGTTCCGTATACCCATTCACTATCCTGACTTATCATTGCTTGTTCTACCCGTAGCGTTCCTCTCTCTAAATCAACATGTTCCCATTGCAGCTTACAAACTTCACTTACCCTTAAACCTGCGTGTAGCCCTATGAAGAAGGGAATTACAAGGGGATGTCCCTCGATGCAGTATTCGCTAATTTTTTGCAAGCTTTTCATCGGAAGTATCTTTAAATCTCTCACAGTTCTCTGCCTTACTACAAATGTCAACCAATCTATGTACAAAAACGCTCACTTAATGATGTACAAAATCACTCACCTTCTGGAGCTAGATGATCTTTCAAACGATAAGAATTTCCAACGATGGTAACCACCGTTGCGTGATGTAAAATACGATCTAATATCGCATTTGCTAACTTGGTTTCCTGAAATACCTCGTCCCAGGATTTGAAGTTAACATTAGTAGTAAAGATTGTGCTACGTTTTTCATAACGCATATCTATCAGCTGGAAGAATAGTTTTGCATCCTCCGCATCAATCGGTAAATAGCCTATCTCATCGATTATGAGTAACTTATACTTTGTGTAGTGTTTCAAGCGGCTTTCTAAACGGTTTTCTAAGCGGGCCCGCTTCAGGTTCTGAATCAAGTCATGACATTTAATAAAGTAAGTGCTAGTACGTTTTTTAGCGGCTGCGATGCCAATCGCTGAAGCCAAAAATGTTTTTCCGACTCCACTAGGTCCCAGAAATACGATGTTTTCGTTCCCTTCAATAAAACGTAGCGTAAGAAAATCTTGAATTTGCTGTGGATTTAGCGAGGGTTGGAATTCAAAATCAAAATCCTTTACCTCTTTTAAATTTGGAAATGCACCCACTTTTACCATCGCGTGAACCATGTTTTTTTCACGTAAATCGATTTCATAGTTTGTCAGTTTAATTAATGTATCGATAAATGACAGCTGATTGTGGATACCGAAGTCGATGACTTCGTCTAAATACGTTACCATTTGTTTCAGTTTCAAATACTCCAAGTTCTTCAGAAGCTGTTGATAATTTGTTTGCTGCATCATGCGTCATACACCTCTCCAATGGCTTTTAGATTGTTTTTAGCTAAAGCCTCAATGTCTGGATAATGGGGAGCTGATATTTGCAGCGTTTCTTTATAATCTGAAGGACGAATATTTAATTTCCGATTCGATATAGGGTGGCGCGCAATGCACTCCATGTTATAATAAATCCATAATTGATCATCTAGTACTTGTATCCCTACCTTTTGGCCGATGTACTTAGTGGGCACTGAATACTGGTTGGCTTTGTAGGAGATCATACTTGATGTATTCACCTGTACAAGCTGATGCTTGATACGGTAAGAGTTCCTTATTTTTTCTGCTGGTAGCGGAAGAAGGGAACTCTTTTCTTTTTCTAACGCAAATGCTGGGATTTTCCCTGAACCTTGATGAAAGGATTGATTGACTCGATTCATCAACTTTTCAATGAATTGATAGAGTTCGTTCAAGGTCAGCTGACCTTGATAGGCATGAATTTCATCTATAAATTTCATTTGAGTTTCTACTTTCCCTTTCGTACGGGGACGACCTGCAATACACGGCCTAACCTTGAAATCAAAGTCCTTCGCAAAAGCAGCGAACCGGCTATTTACTTTCCCTGGATTATCTTCTCTTCGTGGCACATCCATAATCGTTTTTGGATTATCAGTTACGATTTCCTTCGGAACACCTCCTATTTTTTCAAATGCCTCCGTCAAAAAGGAGAATAAAACATCTTGTGTTTTTCGTAATGTAAGAGTGAATACGCGGAAACGTGAATACCCTAACACAAGCGCTCCTACATTTACCTCTATTTTTTCTCCATCACTTGTTTCGAATGGAATACTTTCTTTCCAATCGAATTGTGCTTGTTGGCCAGGCGGTGTTTCAAATCTTGTCGTCCCTTTAGGTGAAGGCACGCGCACCTGCTCTGTGAAATAGGCAGCGAACTCTGGCTTTTTTGAAATATAACGACGAAAAGTAGATTGAGCACATTTTAACCCATGATTGTCCGTTAGGTATTGCCAAAGTACGCGTCGGTAATAAAAGACTTGCTTCGAGTCCTCAGATAAAAGTGCTGCAATTATTTCGTAGTATTCATCTAAAATCGCTATTTTCTCTTTTGTTTCTTTTGGTGTAAATCCACTTAGGTATTTATCAACCGTCCGCCGATCTATACCCATTTCCCTTGCCAATTGGCTTTTGTTAATTTTCATTTTTAGATTCTCCATTAACTGTTTGAATTTTGTTAAGTCTGAAAGACTATTGATTTCAAAATCCGTTTGAACATCTAGCGTTATGTACATACCAATCACCTCATGATTAGTATGCTAGAAAATGAGGCAAAAGTGTACATTTTTAAGTTAGCGCATTTGTACATAAATATCGTAGCATTTATATCTTACGACATACTTCGGCATAATGAATTATTTGCATAGGATTCTCCTTGAGATAGCTTCACGGGTGTCCAGCGTGTTTTAAGGCGTTATTTACTAAGCATACGAATATCTCAAGGGAACTCTTTGAATAATTCTTGCGATATAAATCTTTCACAAATGTTTGCAAGATAGCGGCGGTCAATGATCTGATTCGATATTTTCCGAGCGCTGGTTTAATTTGCAGTCGAATTGCCCGCTCATATGCAAGTAACGTGTTGTGTTTCAAATTTACTTCCGTATATTCTTGATGCCAATAATCCATGAAGTCGCCATTGTAATTGTGGAAGGCTCAAAATACATTCCTGTTTTCTCGTAATTAGAAATCGCTTCACGTATTGTCCGTTCCACTTCTCTTTTATCTGGCCCTACGACTGTTTCAACTTGTTGCCTTCCACGATCCACAATCCACAATCCCCATATCAAATCGGTAGTCCCAATTCTTTCAGTGCTTTCGAAATTCGTCGCACATATTTTCTTTTTTCGCATTCTTTTCATCCTCCCTTTTTTCCAATAAAATTTCTTGGTTGTATGTTGAGGTCGAATCACAAATAGCACAAAATCTAGAATACCCTTCTAATAAGGCACCACATCCACCATCGTATGAATGCCACGAAATATGATCGTATGAATCGTCGCACGGCCAAAGACCATTCCATGCTTGAACGTGTCGCTTTTTTGTTTGTCGAATTAAAGAGGAATTCGTATGAATAAGGACGAATAAAGAACAAAGCTCTGTTTTTACTCAACTATCGGGGTAGCGAGACAAGTTTTGGCAACGTTGTAAGCTGATAACGCAGAGGGCTAACTCCGGAAGAAACGATAATTAGGAAAACAATTGTATAGCTTATTTTTATATCAATGAATGTTGGGGGTACAGTACCGATGAAATGTCTAATCCTCTTGAAGGGAAAGCCACTCGTACATAAGAGTCTAATCAAATAATTAGGGGGTTTACAACTTGAATAAAAGATAGTTTTATCAAATACTATCACTGATAGGCTTGATGCTTATGGCTGTATACTGCTCAGATGAGAAAAAACAGGTTGTACAACAATCAGCAACAGAACAAAAAGAGGGAACCAATCAAACGTCAGAAAATATAACGGCAAAAGAAACCACGGAATTTTGTGAGGACGAACGATTTGCGTACGCATCTACATCCAAGAACTTAGTCACAGCTGTTTTATTAAAGCAAAATCCGATAGCAGTGCTTGAGGAAATAAGGACATTCACTAATGAAGATATTGTTAACTATTCTCCGATTACAGAAGACTTTGTGGACAAAGGATGAGTCTAGGAAAGATAGCTGAACCAGAATTGAACGAATCTATTCCTGGGGATTCATGGGATACAAGTACCCCTAAAGCACTGGCAATATCCCTTGGGGTGTTTGGAATCAGTGAGTATCTTTCTGCCGATAAGCAAGAAGTTTTCACAAATTGGCTAAAGGGAAATACTACAGGTAATTCCCTCATTCGAGCTGGTGTACCAGAAGGTTGGGAGATAAGAGTGGAGCCGGTGGCTATGGAACTCGAAATGATATAGCGATTGTGTGGCCCCCAAATCGAGAACCAATTATTATTGCGATCATATCAAGTCGCAATGAAGAGGATGCCAATTTTAATGATGAACTCATCACAAAGGCTACGAAAATGATTGCAGACGTTTTCTACCAACAAATAGATTAACATTTTATAGAAAGAGCACGAAACTACAGGGTCACTTCATTTCTGAGTGGTCGCCTTTTAAATTTGAGGGTAATTTCAAAACGAAGCTAGCTATTAGCCATTCCAGCCAAGTATAGCCAATTACTAGATACTCTTGTATCATGAATTCATAATGGTTAATCAGGAGGTAGTAAAAATGAAGAAAAACTTATTCTTTCTAACACTGGCAACTGCAGTAACTATTCCCGCTTTAGTTATATCGACACCAGTACATGCAGATAATTCTGCAGGGGTAAAAAAGTTTAAGGACATTCCTTCATCTCACGCATACTACAATGAGATTTCGGAGATGACAAGTAAAGGCATTATCCACGGTTACGAGAATGGGATGTTTAAACCCAATGAACTAATTACTCGTCAACATGCAGCAGCTCTATTAGCGCGTGCCTTCAAACCATCAGGAGACTATACACGAGAATTCACTGACATGTCTACAAAGAATTCTTATTATAAAGATATGGTACAAGCAGTGGGTAATGGTTGGTTAGAAGCGCCTAATGGGAAGGCTCGTCCAAGTGATACAATCACACGTGGAGAAATGGCAATTGCTTTATCACGCGCTGCAGGCTTAACAGATGAAAGAAAAAAGCATGGACTTAAAGATGTATCTTCTAAATACGCCTACGCTGTCACAGTTCTAGTAAACTCTAAAGTAACAACAGGCTTTGAAGATAATACATTCAGAGAAAACAAAGGATTATCTCGTGCTCACTATTCTG of the Sporosarcina sp. FSL K6-1508 genome contains:
- the istB gene encoding IS21-like element helper ATPase IstB gives rise to the protein MMQQTNYQQLLKNLEYLKLKQMVTYLDEVIDFGIHNQLSFIDTLIKLTNYEIDLREKNMVHAMVKVGAFPNLKEVKDFDFEFQPSLNPQQIQDFLTLRFIEGNENIVFLGPSGVGKTFLASAIGIAAAKKRTSTYFIKCHDLIQNLKRARLENRLESRLKHYTKYKLLIIDEIGYLPIDAEDAKLFFQLIDMRYEKRSTIFTTNVNFKSWDEVFQETKLANAILDRILHHATVVTIVGNSYRLKDHLAPEGE
- a CDS encoding N-terminal phage integrase SAM-like domain-containing protein is translated as MDYWHQEYTEVNLKHNTLLAYERAIRLQIKPALGKYRIRSLTAAILQTFVKDLYRKNYSKSSLEIFVCLVNNALKHAGHP
- a CDS encoding terminase small subunit; the protein is MKLNANKAYQKAYGCANSTGMVEGYRHLRNPKISREIDRMKDEQATV
- the lepA gene encoding translation elongation factor 4; translated protein: MNHEQRAARQKNIRNFSIIAHIDHGKSTLADRILEQTQTLTSREMKTQTLDSMDLERERGITIKLNAVQLTYSAKDGQEYTFHLIDTPGHVDFTYEVSRSLAACEGAILVVDAAQGIEAQTLANVYLALDNELEILPVINKIDLPAADPERVRKEIEDVIGLDASEAVLASAKAGIGIEDILEQIVEKVPAPQGDPEAPLQALIFDSHYDPYKGVIVNIRIMQGTVRPGDKIHMMATGKDFEVLEIGVFTPKISPREELTVGDVGYLSASIKNVGDTRVGDTITSVKNPASEPLAGYRRMNPMVFCGLYPIDTSKYNDLRDALEKLELNDSALEYEAETSQALGFGYRCGFLGLLHMEIIQERIEREFNIDLITTAPSVIYNVILTDGSELKVDNPAMMPDAQKVDYVEEPYVKASIMVPNDYVGSVMELCQQKRGNFMTMDYLDSTRVNIIYELPLAEIVYDFFDQLKSGTKGYASLDYELIGYKQSKLVKMDILLNGEQVDAFSFIVHKDFSYDRGKAIVEKLRKLIPRQQFEVPVQAAIGQKIVARSTIKSMGKNVLAKCYGGDISRKRKLLDKQKEGKKRMKQVGSVEVPQEAFMAVLKMDED
- a CDS encoding site-specific integrase, encoding MKSLQKISEYCIEGHPLVIPFFIGLHAGLRVSEVCKLQWEHVDLERGTLRVEQAMISQDSEWVYGTTKTAASKRQIQLGVSIINILKKHRIWVMKNKLKYGTHYTESDHVCTKECGSIITPSVIKYNTRKMQEKLGVEFNFHSLRHTHTTMLMESGAKVKDIQAHLGHSRSAITIDSYSHLTQKKQNESVDIFEQAMRDLD
- a CDS encoding S-layer homology domain-containing protein; the protein is MKKNLFFLTLATAVTIPALVISTPVHADNSAGVKKFKDIPSSHAYYNEISEMTSKGIIHGYENGMFKPNELITRQHAAALLARAFKPSGDYTREFTDMSTKNSYYKDMVQAVGNGWLEAPNGKARPSDTITRGEMAIALSRAAGLTDERKKHGLKDVSSKYAYAVTVLVNSKVTTGFEDNTFRENKGLSRAHYSAFLYRTLNYKAGITESEKGSIYGSSYIGKYGAGKVPTPVGVTYEIQVAEYDKLVSLMPKGAYHGKLSAKGSVYYDSVLNQIEKASGISKVTIAGYIDESAKIGRIVYFDGNNGKKYFVSYQYSTHGIMVGEDHR
- the istA gene encoding IS21 family transposase gives rise to the protein MYITLDVQTDFEINSLSDLTKFKQLMENLKMKINKSQLAREMGIDRRTVDKYLSGFTPKETKEKIAILDEYYEIIAALLSEDSKQVFYYRRVLWQYLTDNHGLKCAQSTFRRYISKKPEFAAYFTEQVRVPSPKGTTRFETPPGQQAQFDWKESIPFETSDGEKIEVNVGALVLGYSRFRVFTLTLRKTQDVLFSFLTEAFEKIGGVPKEIVTDNPKTIMDVPRREDNPGKVNSRFAAFAKDFDFKVRPCIAGRPRTKGKVETQMKFIDEIHAYQGQLTLNELYQFIEKLMNRVNQSFHQGSGKIPAFALEKEKSSLLPLPAEKIRNSYRIKHQLVQVNTSSMISYKANQYSVPTKYIGQKVGIQVLDDQLWIYYNMECIARHPISNRKLNIRPSDYKETLQISAPHYPDIEALAKNNLKAIGEVYDA